TTGCTCAAAAGATGAAAATTACTGATGCAAGTACAACAAAGTTTGAACCAAAGAGAACAAGAAGACACCCAGTTTCCTCCTTGGTCCAACCACCCAAGTAACGTGAAACCTCAACAAATATTCTGACTAGTTGAGATTAAACACTCACCAGCCCAGATGTACATAGACAAATCACCATAGCTGCAACAACACTTCCTAAACACAAACTGTGACTTTACTAAATTACTCTCGAGAAATCCGCATATAAACATATCTAAAACAAGACCAAACAAAGTTGCTTCCTGAAGAAAGCACATCAGAATCATAGAAGATTAGTTAAGTTCAAGAGAGCTTGTTTATTTTGTCACTAAAACTAAATGATATACAAATTTCTAAGATTTAATCCAGAATACAACAATGGAATTTATAAACTCACCCTTCACTGACCAAGTTCAAGGCCAAGTTCACCAAAACAGTTTGTGAAAACCCTAATTTGTTAAGGACAGATGTAAGAGGAGCATATGGATGCTGCACATCAAGTTCAAAATTTAGAGTTGTCAGTATCATTTGCTCAGCTTCAATCACTCGCTCCCGATACTGCTCAAACCAATCCTGTTGGAAAAATTCATTTCACGTCAGCatgtcattttatttttttaagacaGCTCCAAATTTGAAGCATGAAGGTACATGAAACATCTAAAAAGATCTGAACAGCTCGTGCAAGTACATGTGCACCCTTAAATGATTGTTCTGAATCTGATATTTATAGCAATATAAAAGAAAGCCAATTTTAGAAGTCACAGGAGGCAAGGAATTTCCACATTTTGCAAAAATGGCATTCcatgaatataaattaaaaaaaaaatggaaccaaaaaccttttatttttatctcataatttttatgagGAGAACAAACAGAATCACTTCACATCTCTTTTAATTGGTTGGGGGAGTGAAGGATTATAAGAAAGGTAAGAAGGTACTCACAACAGGGAGAAGACATGACAAAAAAGTCATATCTTGCTTGTGAAAAATCTCACAAGATGCTCTCAGTACATTGTTCAAAGGGCGTGGCGACTCCTCAGACTTTGAAGCAAGAAAAATAGCAGCAGTAGCAATTAACTGCAACAGTGGCAGACCATTTGTGATGAGCATAACTGTGATAATCTGGAATATGCACCATAAGTCACAGCACACATCTTAAATAAATGTTTGTACCATGATATACAACATCTTCAATGATATCAAATAAGTTTTGAAAGATCAACCCAACCACAAAATTAAATGCAAGAAATACTGAATGAAATGAATTATTAGTTATATAATAAGTGAATGatgtcaaaataaaaataactataaatgaTAATAGTTATGATTTAACCCTTTCTGACACAGAAGTCCCAAAGAGCTAATCCCACAATGCATTTCCAGAAAATTAGTACTTGGATAAATGCTGCAAACAAAACCTTATACCGACTGCTTGTGAAGTATCCTCATTCCTCGAAATAACTTCTATCAatctaacaaaaaaaattaagcagAAGGGAGTAGCGAACTCACAAATCTATcatggcaagcatgtgatcttcgAACAAAGAAACGATGGCACAAAACCATGGCAGTACCAACAGTGGTTTGAGGCCTGGACACACaatttgtttattaataaattttgtatgAAGAAAAATTGAGAATATAACAAGGGAAAATTTTCTAggaagaaaaaatttataatataacaagGGAAATGAACTGCTGGATTTCTTAGAACCCATAACAAAAACATATGAACAAATTTGTTGGCACAAAAGAATTGAAAACATAGTAATCAATAAATGCACTCAACTCAAGATTAAGCACTTACAACTCAAGCCGCAGTCCAAGATTCTGAAGGAATGCACAGTAAGAATACCGCAAATGGGTTTCTCGTAGTGCATCAATACCATCTTTTCTTGATGGGGAGTGTCTCTCAATCTCATCCCTCGACATAAATACCGGTTCATCATCTTCCAATTTTGTGCGGTCACGTTTGCAGCTGGTAGACGTGGATGTCTCAGCATTTGATCTTGCAGGAGGGACAGAATTGTTGCAGGTTGAAGGAACAGTGGTTTCATAGCTGATGTGTTTCACAAAATGTCTCCCAACGTCTCCCCAAGTGCCAGCACTAAATTTTCTCCTTTTCAAGGATGGAGCACCACTAGGAATATTAACATAATTGTAAGCGTTGTTAATGTGGTCCCTGAAATTTCCAGGGAAGTCATGGAAATGGTTATAATTCCAGTTATGGTTGTAACTGTTGGTCCTATTTGTGTTCATACTTCGGTTCCTGTTATTGTAGTTGTTTCTATTGAAAGAGGACCAACGATCATCATGGAGAGTGCCACCTTGTGAATGGTAATTCCGAGCGAAAGACATTGTTGCTGAAAAATTACCCAAATATTGAAAAATGTCAACGAgattaaaagaaatatatatatatattagactTATCCACCAAGATGAAAGTAGTATGCATAATGATGTGAGATACCATAAACCTGATATCTATGTTTCTTTCCAAAACTTATACAATTTCATCATTACACAAGTAGGACAATTACTTTTAGAAGGATGACCTTGACATTCACCAAATTAACCAGTTATATCTAAATTCATGTGTTTATTATATACACTTCAGCTGATTGCTCTAAGTctcgatataaatatttaatctaaGGGTTATTGAACTCATTTTCGTATGAGGTCGAGCACTCCGCTAATATAGATGTACCCATCAAATAAACAGCAAAATCTCAAAATTTCAAGTTTGGCTAATTAAAAATTCAGACAAAGCTGCACTCTTTTTTTATATTCCTAGCCTAACATCGACGCTCTAAGCATCAACAACTGGGGAAAAAAAGCAGCTCCAAAACAAACCAGCTTAACTCGTCGATAATAACAAATTTAAACGAAATTTAAACATAAGCAATCGAAGAATCTAATTAGCTCGGATCCTAAAAAAGCAGAAGTAAAATCCTTCAGCAACCAAACAAAACATACAATACAAACAGACTATTCGAATTTCAGTACAAACGGCAAATTTTCCGAAGAAAATCGACCACAAAAAGCAAACacttataattgaaaaaaataataatataagcgatcctattatcaaattaaaaaaaaaaaaaagaagataacCTGATCAGTTATAAATTTAGATCTAAGCCCCGTGATTGAGATAATGAACAAAATTCAGATGagaaaattttcctttttttgccTTAGAACTGAGCGTGAAACTGATAAAAGATTGTTATAGGGGTTTAAAAGAAGAGAAAGCGTAAAGGGAGGTCAAAGAAACGaatagaagagagagagagagagagagagacgtgcGCGAATGAAGATAAATATTTGATCTTTTTTTTCCTATCCAAAATTTCGGTGGTTTCTTTTCTTCAGTTCGGTGAGTTTGGTTGGGTTGTTGTTGTTAGGGGTTTTTATTTAGCATCTATGATATAATTAATTCAAGGTCTTGATTTCAACTGGGTTTTGGTTTTACGAATCCGAAAATGGTTTTGGAGTTCCAACTTCCAACCACCACCGTGGCGTTTCAAACGTGCGCAGCTGTGCGTATCATGTGAAGTAGATTTGGATTAGGTCCAGCCCACACGGCCCACGATGTACCAGCAGTGGCCTATGTCTGTTGGGCCAGTTCATAAGCTCAGAGCATATTCCAAGGCAGCATCGCCATCGCGTCTCAAACAATTGACAAAGCCTGCAGGAGGTTCTTCAATGACATACACGCCCACCGGAAAAGGAGCAGCAGCGTTTGCCAACCAATCAGCCATTTATTAGCTTCTTTGAACACATGGTTGTTAGTAAGATTCCACTCAGGATCAAGAAAAAATGTGTGAGGTTAAGTGTGATGATAATGCGCTCAATTTTTGCAGAGAAGAGCTCCTCCGAAGAATGTAGACATTCTACTAGAAAACTCtatacaaaaaaatttaatctaatGGGTATcttagataaattattaattttcttttaaattaagattattaattaaaattattggtTTAAAATGTGAGATggaaatagtatttttttaataaaattattgatttattataataaaattgattGGGTGGACACCTTAATTAACCCATGTTCTAGTTAACTTGTTAATATTAGGCCTGTGTTTGGAAAATGTGATTGCCCATAAATCATTGCTTCTCTTTCACGTGAGAGTAAGTGTACGATCTTCATTTTCGCTGCCTTCATTTAATAAGCATCAATTCCAGAGATTGATCTTCTTGCTGCTGAAAATTACAATAATCAATCCGCATTTATCTGATCACAACCCATGTTTTAATTTCAACGTATTTGAAGAATGATCTAGCAGAAGAAGAGTAAACAAAAATCCCATATAACTAGGTGAACAACTGCTGGGAGTCAGGCTACTAAACCCCAAAATAGTTTTCGTTGTCCCACAAGCAAatgtaattaaagaaaaattatgacTATAAATAATCACCCCCAAATCCAGAGCCTAACTAAACAGCTGCAGAACAGGTCAAACTTGATTAATACAGCTGTGATATGAGTCAGCAGGTACTGTTGATGATGATTACTCGTTACACTAATTACTCAGTTATACATAGAGAGGATTTCTCAGTTCCCAACCCTCCCCACCTTTCACGTTAAGGGCACGTGACGCCAATGCATGCAATCACACAAACACAAGAGAGAGATGGGGAAAGAGACATGTGAGCCTTCGCAGGCTCCCACCTTACCCAGATCCAAAAATGGACCACAATTACTAGTGGGTGGTGGATGGTGGGTGGGGCTTGTTTTCCACTCGCCGCAGCAGAGAGTGAGGTCAAAGAAGTCTCCATCTCTATATCTTCGAATCATTATAAGAAGCATCCATCCTTCTCACTCAATTTTACTTCTCAAAAGTCATCAtcatcattctctctctctaccCCTCTTTGCTGATTGTACAATGCAGATAATGTAGCAACCACAGATGGGgaagagaagagagaaagaTTCAAGATCATCCCAAACTCTACCCTCGTCACCTTCtcactctttctcttcttcttcctcagatTTTGAGTTCACCATCTCTTTGTCTCCTCGCAAATCTTCCACAGCTCTATGTCCAGCAGACGAGCTTTTCTACAAGGGTCAGCTCTTGCCTCTGCATCTCTCCCCCCGCATTTCCATGGTTCGTACACTCCTTTTAGCCTCTTCAAGCACATCTTCCTCTTCAGATACCACCACCACCGCCTCTCGTTACTCTACCGGCAGCTCCAATGACTCCACCTCCTCCTTCTGTAACGATCTTGTATTGCTCGGAGAGTGTGATTCTTCAAGACCCAGTTCTGTCACTGAAGACGATGAGTTCAAGCGGCTTAACAACACATATCCTCCTCATTTTCAAACCCATGTTCAGTTTAATCCTCAGATCAAGAAGAGCATTAAGTACTTCTCTCTATCGAAATTTTCTTCTGTGTTCAAGAAGGAGCCCAAGAACCGCGAAAACGATGCTGTGTCTGGTTCTTCAGTGAAAAGAATGAGCGCTACAGCAAAGGAGGTGATAAGGAAGTACTTGAAGAAAGTGAAGCCATTGTACGAGAAACTTTCCCAGAAACAACAGCAAAAAATGGGAGGTGTAAATCCAATGCCAACAGAACCAATAAGCAGCATCTCATTCTCCATAAAATCAGATAGACCTGATTACCACTCTGTAAGGAATGCAAGCAAAGAAAGCAACCGAGAATTTTCCCACTCTTTCTCTGGAAACCTGAGGTACCCAAGAAAAAGAAGCTGCGTTTCAAGCTGCCCATCGTCCATGAGGTCATCTCCCAGCCACTCTGGCGTGCTATATAGAAACGGGTTCATGGGTTCAGCCACAAGTAGTAGGGTCGGTGGAGGTATATGCTATGCAGATAATTCATCCATGGAGGAGTTGCAGACTGCTATCCAAGGTGCAATCGCTCATTGCAAGAACTCCATGATGCAAAGCAAGACTGTGATGAGTAATGAAatgtaattaattaaagttGAGATATTTAACTGAAGAAATTAAGCTAGCTAATTTCACTTTAATCTCTTCTAGTAACGTGCATGTGTTGGGTACATCAATTAATTACTTGTGTTTTTACAAGTTCGATAACTTCGTACGTactctttaatttataattctGTTTCCAATATTTTAAGCTTCAGTTTTGTCATTTCTAGTTTGTCATGCATGTTTATATatgtagagagagagaaagagaaagagatcccTGGGCACTTTGATCTTGGTGACTCTGTAACTTTGTTTTGGAAATGGGAACCTACTGCCATTTTAGATTAAACAACTTTAATGATACTTTCTTCTTCATGTGAGTTCTGACTGGGGATATATTAATTGTGTTTGTACGTGACTTCATGATTTTAaagataaatcattaaaatgatGTTCTGTTCAAATAGgttaattttttatagatttagGTTAAAGGAAAATGCTAAACGCAATTGCTCATAATAACTACTCAAAGCAGaactcttaaatttaaaaatttacactGAACTTGAACTATCTCATATATATCTTtcggatttttctttttttttttttttgtggactGCAATTGTTGACATTAAAGAAAGGATAGCGGAGAACCATGGAGGAAACTTGGCATGGCATTGTTGTTTAGTAATGTTGTAAGCTTCTCTCCGACCAGTTGTGTCGGGTGACGAGAAATGAAGAACAGGACCAATCAAGGGAGAATATTGCGGAAAATTGTTTTAGAGAAGTGGGATCAACAGAAATGTTTCTGGATGTAATTGGTCTGAAGAGTGGGTGAGGGTCCACATTGGTATGAATTTTAATCAATCATATGGGTGAGGGTCCAGCATTAATTATAATCAATCAGAAGGCAGAGATATATAGTAGTACAAGGGAGCTTTTGGCCATTGAGATTTATGGCTATGACTTCCACATCTGCTTTCAGATGACCATCCTTTCGTTTCCCTTCATATGGTATCTATGCCCCTCACCCCAATCCTCAATGGGCCCCTGCATGCATTTCTAGCTACTCATCAGGAATTTAAATTATTGGATGCTTCCTTTAATTACCTCAtgtattttcttcttctttttttttttttaatttaaaaaatagcgATTCTCAATTCTTAGCCAGGGAGACTATGAGACACTATACAGATCCAATTGTTATCGattaatttttaacaaaatcaatcaaattataGCGACAAAAATAAATCACCGTTGATTATGTTTAATAGCGACGGATATATGGGTCTGCATCGCTGAAGAATTTTAGCAATGGGTTTTCAGCAATGTCTACAATTCATTGCTTTTCTATAGCTGATTAGAAAACCATTTTCAGAGACAGATTATAATATGTCATTAAGCCCCGTTTATAAAAATACTAGGAATTAGAACAATAATGGAATTGCACATGCTCAATTGAATAATTCTTTGTTATGATGATATTTATGATATTCGAAATGTAATTCTTATTAAGATTATAATACGTGTATATTGATTCGAAAGAAAGTGAATTTGAATAAActcaaattataattatttatttataatatgtgTATATAGattcaatatatataaatttgggatacaattatttataatgaatttatataaaaaataagtgaaattcacatatttatataaaaagtcTATCATGAATCTAGATAAGAATTGCCCTTTTACAAAGATTCTTCTGGGGaaataaatcatattttttGATAGCTAAGTTTACTTGGAAGATCTAGTACACTATTTTCAAATAATGGCATTACTTCAGGTGTCTTCAGAAGTCCATTAAGCATCTCTTTAATTGATAAGCAAGAATTGTTTGCATTCAATTTGTTACTCAGATCACTACTcgagtcttttttttttatttatttattggagCCTCTGATTTGTCTTTCCATTCCCAATCAGcatatttatttcatattttgCTCTtgtttacaaataaataaaatttaagtagaGTGTCTTGTATATTGGACACAActgcataaaaaaaatattaacttttATAATGCCACAATAATAATTAAGCTAAGGCATATGTAGGTTTTAATCAATCCAAAGTGGAAATTGAGTCAAAATTTTACTACTTCTGGTCTAGCTAGAAGCTGGTGAAGAACCCACATATTGTTTAACACAATAATGGTTCATGTTCACAAAGCATGCAAATCCTAACATCATAACAATAGTAAACACATAATTAAGCATAATTGTCCAGAATTATTGAACTCTAGTTCAGAGAGTTGATCAGAGAATGGCTGCTGGAAGGTACTTGGGGTATTAGTTTTGTCTAAAGATGTTCCAAAAATGTCTCCTTAGGTTGGAGCTTGTATGGTTCATTGCATATGATAAAGCAAAACATGCGTAGAATCAGGCAATAATGTGCATAATTTAGTGCTAGTTTTGGTGTTTCATGATCCTAGCTGTGTGGTATAATACTATTGCATTTCTAGCTTCACGTACAATTAATAAAGCCTcaaagcagcagcagcagcagcggcTGGTCACCTTTTTTCGGCCCCATTAGAAAATTAGATCATGTGAAGAATAGTGGTAGAGAATTAATGGTCAAATTCCTTGAGAACCCTGTTTGGATTTGTACCCTAATTAAGGACAAtcgaattatttttaattaaatttgttttGATATGAATTCCAATCAAGCATGTGCTTAATGAACCCTTTAAAGTTTTCTGGATGTTTCCactaaattagaaaaaattttacttttcaaaATTTCGAACTCaaatttttagtaaaaaatGTAAACAGTAGTGTCACGTTTTTATCAAAGCTAATAAATTTAGGCTTTAGTCGAAATGCAAAGTTGTACTGAGAGTTGAGAAATGTAGAAAAGCACAATAATGACATCTCTCAACAAATTCCATAAAATGTGCAAAACCATTCTTATCTTTTCCATTACATTATATCCAGGTTAGTTCCCTTAAAAGTAGGAATCATTATTCATCCCTAATTTAGGGCAACCATCGTTTTatggtattttaattttattggcgTTGGAtcgatttattaaaaaataaaatattttaatttttttattcaaaacaatttttttaaaatataagtacAAGTATGATATTCACAGTATAATGTatagatttttcttttaaaatatatttgttgGCCAATTTTGAGAATTAAGAGAATATGTTTCTATAAAGATAACGTCTAGAAGCAAGGTGTTGCGTGGTGTTATCATTAACAGCTAGGCTTTGCATGAAAACAGCTAAAACCATGCATCAGTTTAATACAATGAGTTTGTGGTCTCCACATATGAGAGATATTTCCCACGTTAATTACAATGTTGCCCTTGTACAAACTTCTTATCCCACACCACAGTTCTCTGGTCCTTTCACAATTCTCCGTCTGTGTTGTCCTTGCTCTGCTCTCTTGTTGTTCCAAAgtaagaaaatagagttttaaatCTCTTCTGGGAAAATGGTAACTCTTCATTTTTACCTTTGCTTTGGATTTTTACTGCAAgttaatttctaatttataaaattaaactctttaagttttttatttacaaaaatgTTAAGCAACTTGTTTCCaccataaatattatattattattattataactattaatgtatataatttaacaactcatatttaaaaaaaataagcaatttgattaatatatttttaattttaataaataaaatataaaaatatttttcttaaatttgaaaaaactaataataaaatttaacatatgAATATTTAACCACATCATAAAGAGCAAAGTTTTCTCTCATCTCTTGCTTTCACATTTATAAGGCTGTCAGGGTGGGTAAACCGAGAAAACTCTTGATGGTCTTtgcttatattttattaatttcttgagATCGATAGGATCGAAAATTTGTAAaggtttataaaaaaattatactaattttagagagaaaaaattaaaaaaaaaaaccttttgtgatgaaattaattatacaaAATTTCCCCCACAGCAAATGCACatgtatttaataatttctttttccaaattgagttttttttttaagaaaaaaaaaaagagcacttCCCATATAATTCCAAAAGTTAAAAGAAGAAATAATACAAGAAGAATAAACAAGGCTAATTTAGTTTTGCCTATCACATGTTTGGTTGATTGTCTAACTGGGTCTGTTAAAGCTTAAGCATAATTGTCTCCCTCAATAATAGAACAAGGAGAGCCAGGGCCACCACAATGCTTGAAATGATGTGCTACTCAATAATCAAATTTCATATAGCTTTCTATTATAACCAAAAGATTATTCCTATGTTTATTAGCTGTCTGGATTTAATTAGCCCTGTCCAAATCTTAATTGCAAGCTTTTTCAAGTATTCTCCATTATATATATTTCCTGTAACTTGTCCCATTGGTCAATAAAGCCCTCCATTTAAGGACAAAATTACATGTCGTACCTGCAAAGGCCAAACCCTTTTGAAGCCTAACTTGGTCATTTTGATGGTATAATATTTCTTTGATTCAGCTGTCACATGGCAAGAAATTACTCTCATGTGACCACATGCTAggactcttttctttttcttgttttagAGTCAATCCTTGTGATCTTATCTTTGACTGATCCAATTTCTTCATAATCAATTGCTGATAACCTAAAGGAAGAAAAACCTTGTTTAAGTTTTCATTATGCATTGCCTGGTTGTGTGTGTCTCAATTTTTAGATTTCAGAATTTTTTTtgcttcaaaatttaaattatgttaCTGTATGTATACAAAAAATTTTCCAATGAAAATCAACGCTTCAATTATTTTACCTTTCAATTgtatatttatcatttttatgaGAGTATTTTGATTTAAACCAAATgaagtaaattaatttaaaaattaagtttaattttatatctttttagtttaatttgattttaatcaaaaaatatttagtaaaactgaatcaaatagATTAGTTAGTAATATTATGTCGTTCTAGGAAGATCATAccctaataaaaattaaaatatttcaattaaattttaaaatattaaaaataaaaaataaaaaataaaatattcttaaaaatttaattaatcaattaaactGAACTAGACCGGTTTAATTCAGATTATTttctactttaattttattttattttttgaataaatactaaattttaatttcaattcgattttaaaccgttCACTCTTATTATttactctttaatttttaacttgtaaaataatttaattttacaattcaAGTATAATATTTACTAGTTCTTATAAGAATTGagttatttgataattaaaaatggaaagagTGATATGTAATTATTGGAGTTAGTAAattgttaataattaaaaaattgtagAGGTAAAACAAAAAAGTTATGGGAGTAAATTATGAGTTTAGGCAGAAAAGTAAAAATTTCCATGGTATCCATGTGATGTGATGTCCCCATATTGTAAACAGTCTCTGAGCTCAGTTGTTAGGGGTTCACCAGACCACAATCATTTTTATAATCTCACCGTCCAAAACAATTACTCTCCATAACAAAACAAAGGAAGCAGATTAAAAATGAACGTTGCacaattaattaaatcatcTTCTGCCCTTTATATATCACAAATCCCATGCATCTCTTCATACAAACCTCACCCATCTTCACAAActctctctccttcttcttgGCTGGACATACAAAATGGTCTCGCTGGAAACAGTTCAAGCGACCTCTAGATCCATTGATCAAACTTCGAGTCCTAGAATTTCTTTCTCTGCAGAATTTCTTGATGAAAACAACTTCATTTCCATTAGTCCAAACACTTTGCAGCCTGAAGAAGACCATGAAATGGAAAGAGAAAAGGCAAGAAATGCAGAATTTGAGTTCCTCTCAGGCAATATGAGTAGCCACGCCATTTTAACTGCAGACGAGCTCTTTTTTGAAGGGAAGTTACTTCCCTTCTGGCAAATGCAGCAATCTGAGAAACTCCATAAAATCAGCCTCAAAAGTAAAGAAACTAtggaagtagaagaagaagaggaggtgaACAAGGAGGAGCCTAGAGTAAGTTGGTTTGTTGATGATGACCCATCTCCAAGGCCCCCAAAATGCACAGTTCTCTGGAAAGAATTGCTGAGGTTAAAGAAGCAACGTGCTTCTTCTCTCTCACCATCATCATCTTCCTCCTCAACATCATCTTCTTCTAGCTCCCTAGCCGATATCGTTACCACAGTAGAAGCCAAACAAGGCTCTGGAAACAGAGACAAGCAAGGGAAAAGGATGAAGAAAGGATTGGAGAGAACCAGATCAGCTACTATTAGGATAAGGCCAATGATAAATGTGCCCATTTGCAGCCCGGTGAAGAGCAGTCCTTTGCCACCTTTGTTTCCCCTTAAGAAGGGGAGATTAGAAAGATGAGGTGAGGAGAAAAGGTGGTAGCTCAAGCTTGTCTGCGTTCTGTAGGATTGTCTAATATGTTGAGCTTTCTTATCAGTTCTTTCATTTCAAGTCGACTTcagactcttttttttttataattttatttccctACTTCTGTATCTAGATTATGTTAATTTCGAtgaatcttttaaattataatgtaaATGATAACATTACATATGTTATTGACTATAATTTTAGCtgctttatttttgtatttcaatACTAAGCCAAACAAAGCCTGAAAAAGCTTTAGTTATGACTTGTGGATCAGAAACATTAGGAAAGAGATGAGGGCACATGCAGTAGGCAGAGCCTGAGAATTGGGACGGCCCACATGCGATGATGGAATCTGATCAATGGTCTTAAACTGAAACTAAATGCACGTTTTCTAAGATGGGAGTATCATGTGGAGTACTTCTCACTGCCCATTATTGAATATCTATGAACTGTTATTGCCTTTCTTCCTACTTTCACAGTACACATGCCACTCTTTCTCGGTACTCACAGTTGAAAAGCAAATAAGGCTTGACAGTCCGTAAAATTATTAAGGAACAATGGAAGGAAATTGAGAAGATCTCATCTATGATATCAAAGATTCCTACAGACACTAtaacaaagaaacaaaaaatGATGATGACAATgataatgaagaagaagaagagcacatttagaaggaaaagaaaagattcCTCGTGACCTACAAACAATCAAAAGGTTTGCAGTTCACCGTTGTATAGAGAGTGCTACTGaataatataagaaattaaGCCGCTGCAAATGATCAAACCTTCCATTGTATATAAAATCTAGAAACATTTGTTTCCACATATTACatgatgaaaataaaagaaaaatacaccATAAAGAATGACCCGCATATGGACTTGTAATTTACATCCAAGGTTGAGGACATGATACAGTTATCCTGTGttaaaagaaatagaaataaaaaattgatattcATATGAATAAATACTTTTAAGCATACATCTGGGGATCCCTGAAGTGAATTATGGAGCTCGTATAAGGTCAAACCAGAGAAAGCTGATGCCGCAAATCTTCCAGCATAACAGAGAAAGCTTTCAGCAGCAGAATTTTCAAAGCTCTATGGATTTCTAAAAAACAATCAATGAGTGGAATCAGGTTTGGTGATAAATGCATCCTTGATTCCTTGTCACCTTTGCCTTGAGTGCAATGAGTTTGTTTGCTCAAGAAGGTGCTGGAGATGAAAACTGATTTCCAGGAGAGATCCTAAAAACAAATTCAATTTAGACATTCAGATT
The genomic region above belongs to Manihot esculenta cultivar AM560-2 chromosome 3, M.esculenta_v8, whole genome shotgun sequence and contains:
- the LOC110612176 gene encoding cyclin-T1-4 isoform X2, whose protein sequence is MSFARNYHSQGGTLHDDRWSSFNRNNYNNRNRSMNTNRTNSYNHNWNYNHFHDFPGNFRDHINNAYNYVNIPSGAPSLKRRKFSAGTWGDVGRHFVKHISYETTVPSTCNNSVPPARSNAETSTSTSCKRDRTKLEDDEPVFMSRDEIERHSPSRKDGIDALRETHLRYSYCAFLQNLGLRLELPQTTVGTAMVLCHRFFVRRSHACHDRFLIATAAIFLASKSEESPRPLNNVLRASCEIFHKQDMTFLSCLLPVDWFEQYRERVIEAEQMILTTLNFELDVQHPYAPLTSVLNKLGFSQTVLVNLALNLVSEGLRSSLWLQFKPHHIAAGAAYLAARFLNFDLACHQNIWQEFQTTPAIIQDVAQQLMELF
- the LOC110612176 gene encoding cyclin-T1-4 isoform X1 produces the protein MSFARNYHSQGGTLHDDRWSSFNRNNYNNRNRSMNTNRTNSYNHNWNYNHFHDFPGNFRDHINNAYNYVNIPSGAPSLKRRKFSAGTWGDVGRHFVKHISYETTVPSTCNNSVPPARSNAETSTSTSCKRDRTKLEDDEPVFMSRDEIERHSPSRKDGIDALRETHLRYSYCAFLQNLGLRLELPQTTVGTAMVLCHRFFVRRSHACHDRFIITVMLITNGLPLLQLIATAAIFLASKSEESPRPLNNVLRASCEIFHKQDMTFLSCLLPVDWFEQYRERVIEAEQMILTTLNFELDVQHPYAPLTSVLNKLGFSQTVLVNLALNLVSEGLRSSLWLQFKPHHIAAGAAYLAARFLNFDLACHQNIWQEFQTTPAIIQDVAQQLMELF
- the LOC110612177 gene encoding probable membrane-associated kinase regulator 1; its protein translation is MGKRREKDSRSSQTLPSSPSHSFSSSSSDFEFTISLSPRKSSTALCPADELFYKGQLLPLHLSPRISMVRTLLLASSSTSSSSDTTTTASRYSTGSSNDSTSSFCNDLVLLGECDSSRPSSVTEDDEFKRLNNTYPPHFQTHVQFNPQIKKSIKYFSLSKFSSVFKKEPKNRENDAVSGSSVKRMSATAKEVIRKYLKKVKPLYEKLSQKQQQKMGGVNPMPTEPISSISFSIKSDRPDYHSVRNASKESNREFSHSFSGNLRYPRKRSCVSSCPSSMRSSPSHSGVLYRNGFMGSATSSRVGGGICYADNSSMEELQTAIQGAIAHCKNSMMQSKTVMSNEM
- the LOC110612196 gene encoding uncharacterized protein LOC110612196; the encoded protein is MVSLETVQATSRSIDQTSSPRISFSAEFLDENNFISISPNTLQPEEDHEMEREKARNAEFEFLSGNMSSHAILTADELFFEGKLLPFWQMQQSEKLHKISLKSKETMEVEEEEEVNKEEPRVSWFVDDDPSPRPPKCTVLWKELLRLKKQRASSLSPSSSSSSTSSSSSSLADIVTTVEAKQGSGNRDKQGKRMKKGLERTRSATIRIRPMINVPICSPVKSSPLPPLFPLKKGRLER